Proteins encoded together in one Corynebacterium liangguodongii window:
- a CDS encoding UDP-glucose dehydrogenase family protein, with product MRMTVIGTGYLGATHAACMAELGHDVLGVDVDVNKIELLKAGKVPFFEPGLPEVVERNIAAGRLDFTTDYARAAEFADVHFIGVGTPQQRGSYAADTRYVEAVIDDLVPHLTGSHLILGKSTVPVGTAAALQERADALAPEGAEVEVAWNPEFLREGYAVKDTIEPDRLVLGTREGSKAEAIAREIYATPLANGTPFIVTDLQTAELVKVSANAFLATKISFINAVSEVCEIVGADVTQLADAIGYDDRIGRKFLGAGLGFGGGCLPKDIRAFMARAGELGADQALTFLREVDAINMRRRQRVVDIAREELGSLIGRRVTVLGAAFKPNSDDVRDSPALAVAGQLSLAGAAVRVFDPEAMDNARRVFPTLDYASSLDDALTNAELVILATEWQQFRDIDPAAAGELVDQRLIIDGRNVLPTEAWQAAGWKMRALGRG from the coding sequence ATGCGTATGACGGTTATTGGCACCGGTTACCTCGGCGCGACCCACGCCGCCTGCATGGCCGAGCTCGGCCACGACGTGCTCGGCGTGGATGTGGACGTGAACAAGATCGAGCTGCTCAAGGCGGGCAAGGTCCCGTTCTTCGAGCCGGGCCTGCCGGAGGTTGTTGAGCGCAACATCGCGGCCGGGCGGCTGGATTTCACCACCGACTACGCCCGCGCCGCCGAGTTCGCGGACGTGCACTTCATTGGCGTGGGCACCCCGCAACAGCGCGGCTCCTATGCCGCCGATACCCGCTACGTCGAGGCCGTGATCGATGATCTCGTCCCCCACCTCACCGGCAGCCACCTCATCCTGGGCAAGTCCACTGTCCCGGTGGGTACCGCCGCGGCGCTGCAGGAGCGCGCTGACGCGCTAGCGCCCGAGGGCGCGGAGGTCGAGGTTGCCTGGAACCCCGAGTTCCTCCGCGAGGGCTACGCCGTCAAGGACACCATCGAGCCGGATCGCCTGGTCCTGGGCACCCGCGAGGGGTCGAAGGCGGAGGCGATTGCCCGCGAGATCTACGCCACGCCGCTGGCCAACGGCACCCCGTTTATTGTCACGGACCTGCAGACCGCGGAGCTGGTGAAGGTCTCCGCCAACGCGTTTTTGGCCACGAAGATCTCCTTTATCAACGCGGTGAGCGAGGTCTGCGAGATCGTTGGTGCCGATGTCACCCAGCTGGCGGACGCGATTGGTTACGACGACCGCATCGGACGGAAGTTCTTAGGCGCCGGCCTCGGCTTTGGAGGCGGCTGCCTGCCCAAGGACATCCGCGCGTTCATGGCGCGCGCCGGCGAGCTCGGCGCCGACCAGGCGCTCACCTTCCTCCGCGAGGTCGATGCCATCAACATGCGGCGCCGTCAGCGCGTCGTGGATATTGCTCGCGAGGAGCTCGGCTCGCTCATCGGCAGGCGCGTCACCGTGCTGGGTGCGGCGTTCAAGCCGAACTCCGACGACGTGCGCGACTCGCCGGCGCTTGCCGTGGCCGGCCAGCTCTCCCTCGCCGGCGCGGCCGTGCGCGTGTTCGACCCGGAGGCCATGGACAACGCCCGCCGCGTCTTCCCCACGCTCGATTACGCATCTTCGCTTGACGACGCCTTAACAAACGCCGAACTCGTCATCCTCGCCACCGAGTGGCAGCAGTTCCGGGACATCGACCCGGCCGCCGCGGGCGAGCTCGTGGACCAGCGCCTCATTATCGACGGCCGCAACGTCCTGCCCACCGAGGCCTGGCAGGCCGCGGGGTGGAAGATGCGGGCGCTAGGGCGTGGGTAG
- the dcd gene encoding dCTP deaminase, which yields MLLSDQDICAAVDSGHLGIEPYDRGLVQPSSVDVRMDKFFRVFNNSRYTHIDPKEEMPDLTTLVEVTDGDAFVLHPGEFVLASTLEMFTLPADLAGRLEGKSSLGRLGLLTHSTAGFIDPGFSGHITLELSNVANLPITLWPGMKIGQLALFKMTSPAQTPYGSGALGSKYQGQRGPTPSKAYLNFSD from the coding sequence GTGCTTTTATCGGACCAAGACATCTGCGCCGCCGTCGATTCGGGCCACCTCGGCATCGAGCCTTATGACCGGGGGTTGGTTCAGCCGTCGTCAGTCGACGTGCGTATGGACAAGTTCTTCCGCGTGTTCAACAACTCGCGCTACACCCACATCGACCCGAAAGAGGAGATGCCGGATCTGACCACGCTCGTCGAGGTCACAGATGGCGATGCCTTCGTCCTCCACCCCGGCGAGTTCGTGCTCGCCTCTACCTTGGAGATGTTCACGCTGCCGGCGGATTTGGCGGGCAGGCTTGAGGGCAAGTCCTCGCTCGGCAGGCTGGGTCTGCTCACGCACTCCACCGCGGGGTTTATTGACCCAGGCTTCTCCGGCCACATCACCTTGGAGCTCTCGAACGTGGCCAACCTGCCGATCACGCTGTGGCCGGGGATGAAGATTGGCCAGCTCGCGCTGTTTAAGATGACCTCGCCGGCGCAGACTCCCTACGGCTCGGGTGCGCTGGGGTCGAAGTACCAGGGGCAGAGGGGTCCTACTCCATCCAAGGCGTATTTGAACTTCTCCGACTAA